One Candidatus Nitronauta litoralis genomic window, CACCACATCCAGTGGCAGGCTCACTTTTGATGATACCGTCACTGTGTGAATATCACGGTCAAAATTTCCAGCCGTATCGTCATTCGAGTATTCGTATCCAATACCTACATTATTCTGGTAATTGGAGAACAGGTAGATATGTTTGAAGCCTACGCCATAACTGTCAGCATCTCGACCCTGGTTTACAAAGTTATCCGTGCTTTTGTACTTTAAGTAAAGACGTGTGACCCCGAATTTTTTACTGAAGTGATTGAAGCTGGGGCTTATATAGTTTACACCGCTGAAACTGTTTCCATCATTGATGTTATGAAAGTAAAAGTACTGGAATGTGATATTTGCCAGGGGGCTGATATTGTATACGGGTTTTAGCCCGAACATCTGGGTTATCAGGTCGTAACGGGATAATTCGAAATAGGTGGTACCGTCAATTTCGTATGAGCCTTCTACCTTGAACTTTTTGGTGAAGTTTACCGTATAACTGGCAAAGGCATCGTAATTGATCGCAGAGTCGTCATTATCTGCACCACGAAGGGATAAGGGAACGTCCCGGCCTTCAATTGGATTCTGCGTTACATTAGAATCATAAACATATTGGGATTTAATTTTTGCCTTCCAGTTTTTCCCCTTCTGTGAAAAATCAACAGCATTGGCAGAACTGGGCAACCAGAGGCCCAATATCAGGGTACCTGCCAGGCCAAGAGTTTTTTTCCTGTTAATTTTGGAAAAAAAATTGATTTTTGGGGCGCGCAATTGTTTTGCTCAGAGAAGAGTTATGTGGAAATATATCAAAGAATTAGACCATATTAGTCAAGGTTTTGTCAAAATCTTTCTATTGGTTTTTTATCGGAATGGCTTATTTTTTGGCCGTTGATTTTTTCCAATATCAGATGGTTTTTGGGATTAACTTTTAATGCTTTGAGATAGGCTCCCTTAGCTTCGGTTTCCAACCCCTGTTCAGTTAAAAGGTCCCCCCAGGCCAGGTAATAGTGTTCATCGCTATAGTTGAAATTTTTTGCCTTTAATAACTCTTCGGTAGAGTTTTTGATCCATTGAGGCTTTTCCGGGAATTTTCTGTACTGATTCAAATAGTATTTGGATAACTCAAGAAAGGGTTGCTGGCATCTGGGGCAGTATGATTTGGCTGATTCGAGAAGAGTAATCGTTTCTGGATTGGAATCTTCGTAGATGGCATTCTGATGAAGAATATTTTGATATTGGTATAAGTTGTTCGCCAGGTACCCTCCGAATACTGCAAGGATAAAGAAAAGCGGAGCGTGCAGTCCACGGATACCCCTTTTGAAATCTTTTTCGCTCTCTCCCGTTTTCATCATGGAGACGATGAAAATAAATATTGTGAGGAAAAAGGGGATGTGCCAGAAATATTCGATTAGGTAGTGGGTCTGCGTTCCAAACAAAATTAACCCCAGAATAATAAAATGAGTTTTATTTGCCGGATCTCCTCGAGTAAGTTTCTTCAGTAATTTAAATGCAACGGTAAACAGACAGGCCACGAGCAGGACGAGCCCAATAATTCCCGAGTCCACCGTTGTTTGAATGAACAGATTGTGGGCGTTGTGACTGAATTCGGTACGGTAAGGTTTATAAAGGACAATAAAGGAGTAGGGGCCGGAACCGGACCACGGTTTTTCCTGAATAAATTCAAGAGACTTTTTCCAGTATTTGAACCGGTGACCTAATGAAGCCCCCATGGTGTCCTTAATAAATCTTCCATTGTTAAATTCGTCAGGTGGTGCCAGCGAATATTGACCCAGCTTTAAGTATTTCATAGAGGAAGCAGGAACAATGTTGGATATTGCGACAGTAGCTAAAAATATGAGAGCAAGCTTGATTAAGCCAGCCCCTCGTTTTTTTTGAAAGTATAAAAATGAAATCCCCAGAATTCCCAACCCTGTAATCTGAGCCCCCCTGGAGTTTGAAAGGTACAACCCGAATAAAGAGAGGAACCCGAACAAAAGGGCCGTGTTTTTTAGAAGTGGTTTCTGTTCTCTATGGGCTAGAAAAGGCCAGATGGCAAGTGGCACCAGGAAAAAACTTCCGAGAATATTGAGATTGGAAAACAGGGTGGCGACCCCATTGTCTACAAGAGGATTCCAGAGTTCATTTTCATGCAGCAACAAGAAAGTCAGACACCCGTAAATCCCTCCAACAACTAGAAGAGTCCAGAGCGCTGTGGAGAACAGTTTTGGTTCTTTTGAATAAATGGAAAAACTGATGGCGAGTATCATGCCTGACAGGTATTTAACAGCCATGGACAAACTTTGCTCCCCATCAAGCCCATACCTGTAACCATAAACCAGCCACCCAAGAAAAATGAGGAGTGTGATGATTGGTCGGCCTAATGTGTTTTGTTTTACACCATTTTGAAAAAGGTAAATGATAGAAAAAAAGCCGAAAATAGCGGATGCCACAAAATAGGTTACTGCCAGAAATGAATCGTTGATGTTGTTCGATGCGCTGTGGCCACCCCAGAAAGCGAGAAACGTAAAAAGGAGAATAGTAACGCAACGGTGCATGAGGGCATCCACCCTTGAGAGGAGAGAGTCTTGGTGCAGATGAATGTTACAATCCGGATTGAAATTAAGGTCAAACTGCAAAAAGGATAGCACATTAAATGAAACGTGGATCGCCCGGGAATCAAAACAGAGGAGTCAACCGACAGGAGTTGGTGCTGGCTTTCTACGGTTTTATTTTGATCGCAGTTCTTTATTTCTATGGAATGGTGACAGACGATACAGTTTTCTCTGGTCATGATTTTGGTTTGTTTTTCATCCCGATGAGAAAGCTTTGGCTGGAACAGATAGTTTCGGGGCACTTTCCCTTTTGGAACCCCTACCTGCTTGGCGGAAACCCTTTGTTTGCCACTTTGCAAACCGCAGTACTCTATCCGTTTAGCTGGCTCTACTTTATTTTCCCCTTTTATTTTACGTTTAATATTTCGATCGTTCTGCATTATGCGCTGGCCGGTTTTTTTATGTACCTTTTGATGCGCAAGCAGAATATTGGGAAAGAGGGGGCGCTCGTTTCTGCCATAATTTTTATGTTGGGCGGGTATATGCTGGCAATCCATTATTATCTTTCAACCCTGTTCCCTGTTGCCTGGTCGCCCCTGTTCCTGCTCGTATTTTTGGGTGGGATATTTTGTAGAGACATAAGAGGATCCTTCGCGGCTGTCTTGATTGCGGCATTGATGTTTTTTGCCGGCGGCGTTGAAACCTGCTACCAATTGTTCGCCTGGTGCCTTGTGTTCGCTGCTTTTCCCGGGTTGATCTATTCGGGGAGGAATACCGGTGACTGGAAATTCAGGGCCAGATACACTGCGATCTTTTTTGTCCTGTTTGTCGGAGTTATTGCTGTTCAGGCTTTACCGACCTGGGAGCTCTCGCACCTGTCCGACAGGCATAATGGAATCCCCTGGGATGTGGCGACTTTATGGTCCATGCGCTTAAAAGATTTTGTGCAGTTCTTTTTTCTCGATCCCTATGGTTATCTGGAAAATATAAAGGAAGTCCGCTTCAATCAGGTCTGGCTGCATTCTTTATACCTTGGTTCGCTCCCTTTGATGTTGTTTGTTTATAGTAGTTTCCAGGAGGGAAGGCGTGGGTGGATTTTTATTTTGATCGTTTTGGTTTCTTTCGATATCGCCCTTGGAAAAAACGGTGTCTTGTTCCCTTTATTTTATGACTACCTGCCAGGCTTTAATCATTTTCGATACCCGGTCAAATTTATTTTTCCTGCGATTTTGGTGATAGCCATTGGGGCAGGGTTGGGTTGGGATCGCCTGAAAAACGGTTCTCATTCCTTAAAAGTGAACACACGGGTAAGTATGGTTTGCCTGTCGCTCACAATTGTTTCTGCCGCGATGTTTATCTGGTTAAAAGAATTTCCCGAATTCTGGGGAGATCTGTTTAAACGCCACATTCTTCAGGAACATTTTTTCAGCTATAGGCCTTCCCGAAATCTTGACGAAATGATTAATCAGGTAATTTCCCTATACAGGGAAAAGAAGGTTATTTTCACTACGATTTACAACGGGAAGCGGTTGCTGTTATTTCTTTTCTCCTACGCTATTTTGATTTACTTGTTTCTGCAATCACAGGGAAGAAGAAAATGGGCTTTGCATGCTTGTTTCAGCATCTTGTGTGTGGATTTGTTTTTCAGCGGGTTTGGATTTTACTTCAAGGTTCCGGTTGAAAAATTTGAAAAACAAGCTCCCGAAACCAGGATGATCCTTGCGGATAAATCCCTGTTCAGGATTTTTGTTACCAGAGATGCTGAATCTGTAGGTTCAAAGGATGGCAGAATAAAAAAGCTGAGTGGTTTGAGAGTGCCAAAAAAAACCATTCCACTCGATATTCGTTCCCGTAATGGTGTGTACCAGGTGGGAGGACCGGTTGTGATCTGGCGGGAGCGGTACCGTCAATTCTATAATCTGATCAACCATCAGTCCGTGGAAGGACGGATGAAAATGCTGAATGCCCTGAACGTGAAATATATTTTGACTTCAAATTTTGTGGGACCAAACTATCCCCTGTTTCTTATGAACCCTCCTCATTCCGACGAAGCACGTAAAGACCGTGGCGACAGGGGGCTTAAGAAAATCCCTACACTTAGTTACAAGAACGAGAATTATAAACCTCGTGCGTTTCTGGTTCCTGAGTGCAAGACTGTTATAAGCGATCAAGAAATGATGGCAAGCCTGTTCGCAAAAGATTTTAAGCCAACGCGAAAGGTTCTTCTTGAAGAAGACCCTGAGTTTTTTAAATGCGGTAATGATGAAAACAGGGCAAGAATGGTTGAGAAAGGTCGGGTAAAGATCACAGAAAAGACCTACGATTCGATTCAACTGGAAGTCAGGTCCCCGAAACGGCAGATTTTGTTCATGAGTGAAAGTTTTTATCCGGGTTGGGTCGCTAAAGTAAACGATCAGCCAGTAAAAATCTATCGAGCCAATATGGTGTTCCGGGCTATTGTTGTTCCACCGGGTAAATCGATTGTAGAAATGAGGTATCAACCACCGCTGTTTAATTTCGGGGTTGGAGTCAGTTTGGTCGCGTTATTGATATGCGGTGTTTTTCTTAAGAGGGGTAATTTCCAGCTCTGGTTTTAAGCCAAAAACCGGCTGTTCAATTCCAGAGGTTGGGCTCCTGTTGTTTCAGTCAGAAGGTTTTCTCGATTTTAAAGTAATTAATGTATTGAAAAGTTACTCAGAAATATGTATATTCTAGTCCCTTTTATGGCGGTTGATATGTAAGCCCTTGAATTCTTTATCCTTCTGATTTTGGCATCTCATTTGCTTTAAATTTTGCCCGGGTGTTTTATTTTAACCCCTATTTTTCAATTGTTTTGGAAGATTTATCCCAAATGGCTATACAAAAATTACCTGAAAAACAAGGGCTCTATGATCCCGCTTTTGAGAAAGACAACTGTGGTGTTGGTTTTGTTGCCCGAATGGACGGTGTAAAAACTTACGAAACTATTCGTGAAGCACTTGATCTGCTTTATCGTCTGGAGCACCGTGGCGCCTGTGGTTCGGATCCGCGCACGGGCGATGGTGCAGGAATTCTTATCCAGATTCCACACGAGTTTTTCAAAAAGGAATGCGAAAAGATCGGTATCGACCTGCCTGAAACGGGTCAATATGGGACTGGGTTGGTGTTTTTCCCAAAAAACGGCCTTGCTCCAGAACTGATGAAGATATTCGAACAGGTGATCCAGGAAGAAGGGCTCATTTGCCTTGGCTGGCGCGACGTTCCTGTTGACAGTACCCAATGCGGTGATGTTGCCAGGCAAGTCGAGCCTCTTATGAAGCAGTTGTTCGTTGGTGGCGCAGGTGTGGTTCATGATCAGGATGAACTGGAGCGCAAGCTTTATGTTGTTCGCAAGCGATCCGGGCAGGCCATACGCGCCTCTGGACTTGCCGAGCTTTACGAGTCTTATTACA contains:
- a CDS encoding DUF560 domain-containing protein; translated protein: MRAPKINFFSKINRKKTLGLAGTLILGLWLPSSANAVDFSQKGKNWKAKIKSQYVYDSNVTQNPIEGRDVPLSLRGADNDDSAINYDAFASYTVNFTKKFKVEGSYEIDGTTYFELSRYDLITQMFGLKPVYNISPLANITFQYFYFHNINDGNSFSGVNYISPSFNHFSKKFGVTRLYLKYKSTDNFVNQGRDADSYGVGFKHIYLFSNYQNNVGIGYEYSNDDTAGNFDRDIHTVTVSSKVSLPLDVVMNTSYRYSNRDYRTFLATTAPNTREDFFHTFRANFQKVFLKNFGIIEKVLGNVKYTYNFNDSNTEFREYQNHRVDVGLDVRF
- a CDS encoding O-antigen ligase family protein → MHRCVTILLFTFLAFWGGHSASNNINDSFLAVTYFVASAIFGFFSIIYLFQNGVKQNTLGRPIITLLIFLGWLVYGYRYGLDGEQSLSMAVKYLSGMILAISFSIYSKEPKLFSTALWTLLVVGGIYGCLTFLLLHENELWNPLVDNGVATLFSNLNILGSFFLVPLAIWPFLAHREQKPLLKNTALLFGFLSLFGLYLSNSRGAQITGLGILGISFLYFQKKRGAGLIKLALIFLATVAISNIVPASSMKYLKLGQYSLAPPDEFNNGRFIKDTMGASLGHRFKYWKKSLEFIQEKPWSGSGPYSFIVLYKPYRTEFSHNAHNLFIQTTVDSGIIGLVLLVACLFTVAFKLLKKLTRGDPANKTHFIILGLILFGTQTHYLIEYFWHIPFFLTIFIFIVSMMKTGESEKDFKRGIRGLHAPLFFILAVFGGYLANNLYQYQNILHQNAIYEDSNPETITLLESAKSYCPRCQQPFLELSKYYLNQYRKFPEKPQWIKNSTEELLKAKNFNYSDEHYYLAWGDLLTEQGLETEAKGAYLKALKVNPKNHLILEKINGQKISHSDKKPIERF
- a CDS encoding YfhO family protein, whose amino-acid sequence is MKRGSPGNQNRGVNRQELVLAFYGFILIAVLYFYGMVTDDTVFSGHDFGLFFIPMRKLWLEQIVSGHFPFWNPYLLGGNPLFATLQTAVLYPFSWLYFIFPFYFTFNISIVLHYALAGFFMYLLMRKQNIGKEGALVSAIIFMLGGYMLAIHYYLSTLFPVAWSPLFLLVFLGGIFCRDIRGSFAAVLIAALMFFAGGVETCYQLFAWCLVFAAFPGLIYSGRNTGDWKFRARYTAIFFVLFVGVIAVQALPTWELSHLSDRHNGIPWDVATLWSMRLKDFVQFFFLDPYGYLENIKEVRFNQVWLHSLYLGSLPLMLFVYSSFQEGRRGWIFILIVLVSFDIALGKNGVLFPLFYDYLPGFNHFRYPVKFIFPAILVIAIGAGLGWDRLKNGSHSLKVNTRVSMVCLSLTIVSAAMFIWLKEFPEFWGDLFKRHILQEHFFSYRPSRNLDEMINQVISLYREKKVIFTTIYNGKRLLLFLFSYAILIYLFLQSQGRRKWALHACFSILCVDLFFSGFGFYFKVPVEKFEKQAPETRMILADKSLFRIFVTRDAESVGSKDGRIKKLSGLRVPKKTIPLDIRSRNGVYQVGGPVVIWRERYRQFYNLINHQSVEGRMKMLNALNVKYILTSNFVGPNYPLFLMNPPHSDEARKDRGDRGLKKIPTLSYKNENYKPRAFLVPECKTVISDQEMMASLFAKDFKPTRKVLLEEDPEFFKCGNDENRARMVEKGRVKITEKTYDSIQLEVRSPKRQILFMSESFYPGWVAKVNDQPVKIYRANMVFRAIVVPPGKSIVEMRYQPPLFNFGVGVSLVALLICGVFLKRGNFQLWF